The following nucleotide sequence is from Bradyrhizobium roseum.
TGCGCGGCTGACGAAATAGATGACACTGGTCTCGGCTTTGGTTCCGCGAATGCAAAGAAGCAGGATGGCAGCTATCGACAGGAGAACGCCGCTTGTGACGACGGGCCGCTGAGGAAAAGCTTCAAGCAAGGTGATCACACCAAGAAGCCACACCTCCGCCAGCAGCAAAGCGACCGCGACAGCAATGATCAACAGGGCCAGTTGGCCCAGGACGGTCCAGGCGTCATGTCGCAATCGGGCCTCCAGCAGGTAGCGCCGGATAACACGTTGCCCCGAGGGTAATTTGGCTCGGGCGTGGGCTCTATGAAAGGCTTCACATTGCGAGCAACTTGACCCAGCCTTGGCATCCGAAGCGGATCCCGGCGCTACGATCAAGCTGGACCCGCTGGCAACCCACGCCCGGCCGCGATCGCGTGGCGCATCAGGATGCTGCCGCCGCTATGGGAGAGTCGGGGATGCGCCGGGATATCGGCGATACCTATCCTGACGAAATGCCTCGCTTCATAGAAATTCACCGCAGGAATATTGTCGGCCCAGACATGCAGGCTCAGGCGATCGTAACCGGCCTCGGCCGCCAGGGATTCCGCCCAGACCAGCAGCGCAGCGCCGATGCCCAGTCCACGATGAGCGCCGTCAACCGCCAGGCAGTTCAGGAACATGCTACCCCAGTCCTGCAGTTCCAGCATCGGCCGGATGTGATCGTGGCGCTCCGATCCGAGCAGCACATGATGGTCTTCCCTCAGCAAATCGGCGGGAAAGGCGTTCGCGACGGCGACGATGTCACCCTCCGGGCCAAGCGACGCGACCCGGCAATTGCGGTAAGAGATCGGATATCGTTCGCCGCCGATGCCGCTCGACAGCAAGTCGACGGCAGTTACAAACGGGATCAGATCGTCAAACAGGAATTCATAGACACCGCCGCCGGCGATGCACATGAACCGCGCCACATCGCGGCTGTCCTCGGCGCGGGCCATGCGATAGACGATATCAGCCGTCATTTGTCAGTCCCGGCAGACGGGGTGGCCGTGTCGTGCGCGCAACGAATTCCCCGACATGCGCCATCGTACTTGTCCGAGACACATTAGGAGGCGAACAGCTTTTCACATTTGATCGGCGTCAAACGTTCCGTTCGCACGAAGCGCGGACGCAATATGTGACGATTCCATGATGGAAGCGTGGATACCGGGGCGAAGCCGAAACTTAGCTGTGAAACTTCAGCCCGTCGACAATCTTGTCGATCACCTTGCGTTCGGCCCGCATCGCGACGCCGACCAGATTGAGTTCGGCGCGGATCACCGCGCGCACCACCTCGCGGTTGGCGGCGTCATGCGTGGTCTTGAACATGTCCTCGGTATAGACAGCGGGCGTGACGTTCCGCGCCAGCGTCCGTTCGAGTGCGCGGGAAAGTGCTGCCCGGTCGGCGCCGTAGATCAGGATCGGCTGGCCGATCAGCGACAGGTATTGCGTGCCTGATGCGTCGCCATAGGGTTCGCCGATACATTCGGCAAAGGCCGCGGCAATGCCGCCGGCGAGAAACGACGCGACGTTGAGCTTCTGCCACGTTTCGAGATCGGTCCGGATCACGACCGCGATCTTGGTGTCGAATTGCATGATGTCTCCGAGGTGATGATGCCGTCATTCCGGGGCGCGCATAACGCGAACCCGGAATCCAACTGGCCGCAATTTCGGCGGTGACATGGATTCCGGGTTCGATGCTGCGCATCGCCCCGCAATGACGGTAACAGAAATCACCCCCTGGCGTCGCAGGCCCAGGCGCGGATCACACATTCCTTGCCGCCGAATTCGTAGCATTTTTTGGTCGCGGCATTGAGCGATGAGGATATTCTGGGTTTGACGGCGTACCCGTGGGGACCGCAGGGATTGGTCAGGTCGACCGCAAAAGCTGCGCAGGCGCGCTTCATGGTGACAGTGGTGCAGTTTCCCTTGCACTGCTTCAGCGCCGCGGCGCGCGCGGCGGGTTCCGCAGGGTAATCGTAGGCCTTGCCGTAGGCGCCGCACTTGCCGACGGCGAATGCGCCCGCTGCGCGGGCCTTGCTGATGTAGCTGGAGACGCCCAGGATCAGCGCCAGCGCAGCCACGAACAACGCGCGGCGTTGCGCCGCCACCGTCGAAACAATCAAGATTCCCTCCCCCGAGGCAACCTCTAGAATATAGTCGAGGGGAGTTTCTAGTTGGTGAATCGAAGCTTCGTAGGGCGGGCTGAGCGAAGCGAGCCCACCATCTTGTTGGCGGACGCATGGTGGGCACGCTTCGCTTTGCCTACCCTTTGAGATCTACGATCTTCGCGCCGCCTCGAGCGCCTGTGGCGTGTCGATATCGAGAAACGCGCTCTGGCCATCGACCGGGACTTCGGCCACCGCTTCGGCGTGCTTGGCGATCAGGTGTCGAGCGCCGACGTCGCCATCGAGCGTCATCAATTCCTTAAAGAAACGGCGCGACCACAGCACGGGATTGCCGCGGCGGCCGTCGCTCACGGGGACGGCGATCAATTGGCCGCGGTCCGGAGCAAAGGTTTCGATGAGTTGGTCGATCAGCTTCGCATCGATCAGCGGCATGTCGCCGAGGCAGATGACGGCGCCGTCGGCCGTGTCGGACACCGCGGCGATGCCTGCCTTGACGGAGGACGCCAACCCGCCGGCGAAATCCGGATTGCGGACGAATTTCACGTTGAGCCCCGCCAGCGCCTGCTCGACGAGATCGGCCTGATGACCGGTAACGATGATCACATCCGTCGCTTTCGAGGCCAGCGCCTGCTCGGTCACGATCCGCACCAGCTTCTTGCCGTCGAGTTCCGCGAGCAGCTTGTTGGGGCCGCCCATCCGCGTCGAGCGCCCGGCGGCAAGCACAATGGCCGTGACGTGGCGGTTGGCTTCGAGGTCGGCCACGGTGCGTGGCTGCGGCCGGGTGACGATTTCCATCAGCAACCCGCCGACGCCCATACCGGTCAGCTCGGCGCGCGTGACCTTGAGCCCGGCGAGAAGGCGCATCAGCACCCAGTCAAAACCGTTTTCGACCGGCGAGCGGGCGCAACCCGGCGCGCCCAGCACCGGCACGCCGCCGGCGCTGCCGATCAAAAGCAGATTGCCGGGATCGACCGGCATGCCGAAATGTTCGATTTGGCCGCCGATCTCCGTGATCGCGGCGGGGATCACGTCGCGGCGATCGGCGATCGCGGAGGCGCCGAACACGATCACGAGCTCGGCGCCGAGACCGAGCAGTTCCTTGATCGACGACGCCAGTGCCACCTCGTCATGCGGTACCCGGCGCTCGGCGATGATGGTGGCGCCGGCCGGCGCCAGCCGCTCCGCCGTCACACGCAACGTCTTCTCAATCACCTTCGGCGCAAGGCCCGGCAGCAGGGTGGAGACCACGCCGACCTTCTTGATGACGTAAGGCGCGATCCGCAGCGTGTCCTTGCCCGCGACGGCCACCGCCGCATCGCGCAGCCTGGCTTCGACACCGAACGGAATGAGCTTTACGGTCGCGATCATCTCGCCTTCGACCACCGGCTTGAAGGCCGAGAGCGTTGCAAAGGTGATGGCTTCGTCGATGCCGTTGATGCGGTCTACCGCGGCGCGATCGACCACCAGCACGCCGGCCTGCGCCGCAAAGAGGTTGGAGCGGCCGGTGAAGGCGCGCTCGACATTGACGCCCTCGCCCGCGACGGCCTGCGCGATGCTGGCGGCGGCCTCGTCTTCGGAGACGTCGCCCGCCTCCAACCGCACCACGACCACTTCCTTGACGCCGGCCTTGTTGAGCGCCTCGACTTCGGCGGCGCCGATCATGGTGCCTTTCTTCAACACCAGCGACCCCTGCCGCAGCGTATGGACGGTGACACCGCCAATCGCCTCGGCCGGACTGGCGGGACCGAACTTCATGCCGCCTGCACTTTCGCGGTCTCTTTGGGCAGCCGCAGCTCGGCGGTGATCTCGGCCATGATCGAGACCGCGATCTCCGACGGCGACACCGCGCCGATGGAAAGCCCGATCGGCGCATGGATGCGCGCGATGTCGGCGTCCGACGCGCCCTGCGCCTTCAGCCGCTCCGCGCGCTTGGCGTGGGTCTTTCGCGAGCCGAGCGCGCCGATATAGAAGCAGTCGCGCGCGAAGGCGTGCAGGAGCGCCGGGTCGTCGATCTTGGGATCGTGCGTGACCGCGACGAACGCCGTGTAAGGATCGATATTGAGCGGCGGCAGCGCCACATCGGGCCATTCGGCGATCAGCGGCACGTCCGGAAAGCGCTCGGGGCTGGCGAACGCCGTGCGCGGATCGACCACCGTCACGTCGTAATCGAGCGAGCGCGCCAGCGGCGCCAGCGCCTGGCTGATATGGACCGCCCCGACGATGACGAGGCGCGCCGTCGGCGCGTAGACGTTGAGGAACAGCTTCCTGCCGCCGCTCTCCACCGTCCCGCTCTTGCCCATGCGGAGCTGCTTCGACAGTTCGGCGCTCAGGGGATCCGTGGCGATATCCTTGGCCTTCACCAGCCGCTGCTCGCCACTAGCGGTATCGGTGACCACGATGACGGGCCGACGTGCGGCGCGCTCGACATTGACCTGTGTGAGGGTTTCCAGTTTCACGATCAGCCCACCTTCTCGACGAAGACGCGGATGGTGCCGCCGCAGGACAGCCCGACATTCCAGGCGGTCTCGTCGGCAACGCCGAATTCGAGCATCTTGGGCTTGCCGCTGGCGATCACGTCCAGCGCTTCGGTGACGACGGCGCCCTCGACGCAGCCGCCTGAAACCGAACCCAGAAACGTGCCGTCATCGTTGATGACGAGACTGGAGCCGGCCGGCCGGGGCGCCGAGCCCCAGGTCTCGACCACGGTCGCCAGCGCCACGCCGTGGCCAGCCTTCTGCCAATTCTCGGCGGCCTGCAGGATGTCTTCGTCGCGGTTGAGCATTTTGAAGCCCTTTCAAGCTGCGGGGCGGATGCGGCTGATATGGTGCGGTGGCGGGGCTGCTGAAAGCGCCTCGATCAGCCCCTCCATCGAGGTCAAGTTATGCACCGGGCGGAATTCGTCAACGTGCGGCAGCATCATTTTGATGCCTTGGGCCTTGGCCTCGAAGGCGCTGTAGCGCAGCAATGGGTTGAGCCAGATCAGCCGGCGGCAGGAGCGGTGCAGCCGGTCCATCTCGAAGGCCAGCTTGTCATCGGCCTCCCGTTCTAGTCCGTCGGATATAAGGAGAACGATCGCGCCCTGGCCGAGCACCCGCCGGCCCCATAATTTGTTGAAGCTGTGCAGCGAGGTCGCAATCCTGGTTCCCCCGGCCCAATCCTCCACCGAGGACGAGCAACTTGCCAGCGCCTCGTCCGGATCGCGCGCCCGCAAGGAACGCGTCACATTGGTCAGCCGCGTACCGAACAGAAACACCGACACGCGCTTGCGGGCGTCGGTGATGGCGTGGAGGAAATGCAGGAACAGGCGGGTATATTCGCTCATCGACCCCGAGATATCCAGCAGCGCCACGATCGGCGCCGGTTTGTCGATCCGCCCAAGCTTCCGGATATCGATGATCTCGCCGCCGGTGCGCAACGAACTGCGCAGCGTGCGGCGCATGTCGAGCCGCAAGCCCTTGGCGTCGGGCTGGTAACGGCGGGTGCGCAACTCGGCCTGCGGCAACCTCATGTCGGCGATGGCGCGGGTCACCTCGGCGATCTCGGCCGCGCTCATCTGCGCAAAATCCTTTTTCTGCAGGATCTCCTTGTCGGAGACCGACAGCCGCAATTCCTGCTCCTGGACTTGCGGCGCCTCTTCGCGCATCGAGGGCTGCGCCAGCGCCTCCTGCACCCGGCGCGAGGCCGGCGGCGGCTTCTTCTTGGCGTGGTCCGGCAGCGGCACCGAATCCAGCATGTGCTTCCAGTCTTCGGCGGCGCGGAAGAACAGGTCGAAGGCCTGGGCGAAGATCAACATGTGTTCGCGCCGCTTGACGAAGACCGCCTCCAGGGTGGCGTAGACGTCGGCGCGGTGGCCGATCTCGATCGCCTGCAGCGCATTGAGCCCGTCGATGACGGCGCCGGGGCCGACGGGAATCCCGGCGGCGCGCAGCGCACGGGCGAAGCCGACGACGTTGTCGGCCATGTGGCCGGTCGGGGGATTGAGATGGTCGATGGTGGTCAAGATGCGTTAACCTCCGCCGTCATTCCGGGGCGAGCGGAGCGAGAACCCGGAATCCATTTTTCAGCACCGATGCGGCTCGATGGATTCCGGGTTCGCGCCAAGTTGGCGCGCCCCGGAATGACGACAACTGGCGCGACGCGCGGCCTAGTCGCTCGTCGCTTCCTTCAAAACCTTCTGCAGCGTGTCGCCCTGCATCCGCGCGATGTCATCCTGGTACTTCAACAGCGCGCCCAGCGTGTCCCCGACGACTTGTGGCGTCAGCGAGCGGGCGTCGAGTTCGGTCAGCGCGGTGGCCCAGTCGATGGTCTCGGCGACGCCCGGCGACTTGTAGAAATCCTGGTCGCGCAGTGCCTGCACGAAGCGCACGACCTGCTGCGAGAGTTTCGCGGAGATGCCGGGTACGCGCGACTTGACGATCGCCAGCTCGCGCTCGGCGTCGGGATAGTCCACCCAGTGATAGAGGCAGCGCCGCTTCAGCGCGTCGTGGATCTCGCGGGTACGGTTCGAGGTGATGATGACGATCGGCGGCTGCGGCGCCTTGATGGTGCCAAATTCCGGAATCGTGACCTGGAAGTCCGAGAGAATTTCCAGAAGATACGCCTCGAACGCCTCGTCGGCGCGATCGAGCTCGTCGATCAGAAGCACCGGCGCGCCGGCGACGTCAGGCTCCAGCGCCTGCAGCAGCGGGCGCTTGATCAGAAAACGCTCGGCGAAAATATCGGACGATAACTGGTCGCGGTCGGTATCGCCGGCGGCTTCCGCCAGCCGGATCGCGATCATCTGCGCCGCACTGCTCCACTCGTAGACGGCGGAGGCAACGTCGAGGCCCTCGTAGCATTGCAGGCGGATCAGCTTGCGGCCAAGCGCGGCCGACAGAACTTTTGCAATCTCGGTCTTGCCGACGCCGGCCTCGCCTTCGAGAAACAGCGGCCGTCCCATGCGCAGCGACAGATAGGTCACCGTCGCCAGCGACCGCTCCGCCAGATAGCCGCGCGAGGTCAGCAGCTCGAGCATGCCATCGACGGATGTGGGCAGCGCCGATGCAGTCATGACAAAACCAATCTCGATACGCGGGTGACCGGCAAACTCACTTCGCCGTGGCGGCTTCGACGGCGCGGCGCGTCAGCACGCCGATCAGATGCGCACGATATTCGGCGCTGCCGTGCAGATCGCTGTTCAGCCCCTCGGCCGACGCCGAGATGCCGTCGAGCACCTTGTGCGAAAAACGCTTCTTGAGCGCCTCTTCGAACGCCAGCGCGCGGAACACGCCGTCGGAGCCCGCACCGGTGACCGCGACGCGCACGTCGGACGGACGCTTGGCGACGAACACGCCGACCAGCGCGTAGCGCGAGGCCTGGTTACGGAACTTGATGTAGGCCGCCTTCTTCGGCAGCGGGAACATCACCTTGGTGATGATCTCATCGCTTTCGAGCGCGGTGGTGAACAGGCCCTGAAAAAACTCTTCGGCCTTGAGGCGGCGCTTGTTGGTGACGATGGTGGCGCCGAGCGCGAGCACGGCCGCCGGATAATCCGCGGTCGGATCGTTGTTGGCGAGCGAGCCGCCGATGGTGCCCTTGTGGCGCACCGCCGGATCGCCGATCTGGGCGGCGAGCTCGGCGAGCGCCGGGATGGCTTCGCCAACGATGGCAGAGGTCGCCACGGCCGCATGCTTCGCGGTCGCCCCGATCACCAGCGCACGGCCCTTCATCTCGATGGTGTCGAGCCCTTCGATGTGGGAAAGGTCGACCAGATGCGGCGGGCTGGCCAGGCGCTGCTTCATGACCGGCACCAGCGTATGGCCGCCGGCGATCACCTTGGCGTCTTCGTTCTTGACGAGCAGATTGGCGGCTTGCCGTACCGTGCCCGGACGGTGGTATTTGAATTCGTACATGGAGAACTTCCTGATCGCGGTCGCGATGAAATCAATTAGGCGAGATCGGACTTGGCCATCGCCTTGGCGCCAGCGGCGATCGAGACGACGATGTTCTGGTAGCCGGTGCAGCGGCACAGATTGCCTTCAAGCTCCTCGCGAATGACGTGGTCGGAGAGGTCATGGCCCTTGCGGTGGACCAGATCGACCGCGGTCATGATCATGCCGGGGGTGCAGAAGCCGCACTGCAGACCGTGATGCTCGCGAAACGCTTCCTGCATCGGATGCAGCGGCGCGCCGTCGGCGGCCAGCCCCTCGATGGTCTTGACCTCGTGGCCGTCGGCCATGACCGCGAGCGTGGTGCAGGACTTCACCGCCTTGCCGTCGAGGTGCACGACACAGGCGCCGCACTGCGAGGTGTCGCAGCCGACATGGGTACCCGTCAGCCGCAGATTTTCCCGCAGAAACTGGACCAGCAGGGTACGGGGGTCGACATTGGCGTTGACGGGGTTACCGTTCACGATCAGGGAAATCTTGGCCATCAAGCACTCTCTTGAGCTGCACCGCCGCATATCAGCCGCGCAGACGTTTTAAAGTCATTCCAAAGCCCATAATATGGGCCATCCCGGTAATGAGCAACCTCAGTAGCCCCTCGTCTGGGGCATGGCCTGAGTGACTTGACGGGTCTGCTCGGCCGGGCCCCGGCCGCACAGAATCAGCCTTGCCTCAACCTTGCACAGCTTTGGCGAAATTGGCGAAGAACTCGTCGGCCAGCTTCTTGGCGGCCCCGTTGATCAGGCGCTGGCCGAGCTGGGCGAGCTTGCCGCCGATCTGGGCCTCGACATTATAGCTCAGCAGGGTACCGCCATCCTTCTCGGTGAGCGCCACGGTGGCGCCCCCCTTGGCAAAGCCGGCGACGCCGCCCTCGCCTTCGCCCGAGATCCTGTAGCCATTGGGCGGGTCGAGATCGCTCAGATTGACCTTGCCCTTGAAGCGGGCGGAGACCGGCCCGACCTTCATCTTGGCGGTGGCGCGAAAACCGTTGTCCTCGGTCTTTTCCAGCTCCTCGCAGCCGGGAATGCAGGCCTTCAGCACTTCCGGATCGTTCAGCTTGGCCCACACCGCCTCGCGCGGCGCCGCAAGCTGGACTTCGCCGTTCATCGTCATGGCCATGGGGGTTGCCTCCTGGATCGCTTCTAACTGATCTCCCCAAGTAAAGCACCGCCGGTCCAAAAGGAAGGCCGCCAGTGGCGAGGAGCGATGCATATTCGCAGGTGCAACACAGCCGGGCTGACAAGGGCATTGGCAGCGGCAACCCGTAATGGTTAGGTCGCGCGCAGATGAGCACGTCCCTGTCTCCCCTGCTGGCTCCGATGCTGTCGAGCGTGGCGATGCGCGCGATCTGCGACGATGCCGCGACCCTGCAAAATATGCTGGATTTCGAGGCGGCGCTGGCGCGCGCCGAAGCTGCGCTGGGCGTGATTCCGGCTGATGCCGCCGGCCCGATCACAAGCGCGTGCCGGGCCGAATCATTTGACCTCGCCGCGCTGGCGGAGGCCGCAACGAGATCCGGCAACCTCGCCATCCCGCTGGTCAAGGCGCTGACGGCCAACGTCGCCGGGGTGAACGCCGGGGCGGCGCGTTACGTTCATTGGGGCGCGACCAGCCAGGACGTCATCGATACCGGCGCCATGCTCGGGCTTCGCGCCGGCATCGACGCGCTGCTCGCCGACATTGATCGCGCCGTCGCGGGCTTTGCCAAATTGGCACACCAACACCGGCATACCCCTGTCGTGGCGCGCACCTGGCTGCAGCATGCGCTGCCGATGCCGTTCGGGCTGAAACTCGCCGAATATGCCGCGGCGCTGCACCGCTCGAAACTGCGGCTGCAGCGCCTGCGCAGCGAGACGCTGGCGCTGCAATTCGGCGGCGCGGCAGGCACGCTGGCGGCCTTGGGTGACAATGGACTGAAGGTCGCCGAAGCGCTGGCCGCCCAACTCAAGCTGCCGCTGCCCGACGCACCCTGGCACACCCACCGCGACCGCATCGCAGAGGCGGCCTCGGTGTTGGCCATCCTCGCCGGCACCTGTGGCAAGATCGCGCGCGACGTTTCGCTGATGATGCAGACCGATGTCGGCGAAGCGTTCGAGCCCTCGGGCGAAGGCCGCGGCGGCTCCTCGACCATGCCGCACAAGCGCAACCCCGTCGCGGCGGCCAGCGCCCTGGCGGCGGCCACCATGGCCCCCAACCTCGCGGCGACGATTTTTGCCGCCCAGGTGCAGGACCATGAGCGCAGCGCCGGCCCCTGGCACGCGGAATGGCCGACGCTGCCGACGCTGATGTTGGTAACGTCGGGCGGATTGGCCGCGATCGTGGATATCGCCGAGGGACTGGAAGTCGACGCCGCGCGCATGCACGCCAATCTCGACGCGACGAACGGCCTGATCATGGCGGAAGCCGTCACATTTGCGCTCGCCGAGACGATCGGCAAGAGCGACGCGCATCACCTGATCGAAACCGCCAGCAAGACGGCGGTCAAGGACAAGAAGCATCTGCGCGACGTGTTGACGAAGGACCCGAAAGTTGCCGCGGAGCTTGGCGCGGAAAAAATCGCAAAACTGTTCGAGCCGATGGCCTATCAGGGCGCCTCGCAAGCGCTGATCGACCGCCTGCTCGCTTCGCTGAACGAGAATTGATGTCATTGCCGGGCTTGACCCGGCAATCCATCTTCTTGAATAGACTCTTATTGGATGGATGCGCGGGTCAAGCCCGCGCATGACAGCGGAGGTTAGACCCATGCCGATGATCGACGCCGACGGGTGCCTGCTCAACGTATCCGTCGAAGGCCGCGACGGCGGACCGACGCTGATGCTGTCGAATTCGCTGGGCTCGACCATGCAGATGTGGGAGCCGCAGATGAAAGCGCTGACGCAGCTGTTCCGCGTCGTCCGCTACGACCGGCGCGGCCACGGCAAGTCGAATGTGCCGGCGGGGCCCTATTCGCTGGAGCGTTTCGGCCGCGACGTGCTGGCGATCCTCGACGACCTCAATATCGCCAAGACCCATTGGTGCGGCCTGTCGATGGGCGGCATGGTCGGGCAATGGCTGGGCGCCAATGCACCAGACCGGTTCGGCAAGATCGTGCTGGCCAACACCACCTGCCACTACCCGGACCCGACGCGCTGGAACGACCGCATCAAGGCTGTAAAGGAAGGCGGCATCGCTGCGGTCGCCGACGCCGTGCTGGCGGGCTGGCTGACCGCGGAT
It contains:
- a CDS encoding GNAT family N-acetyltransferase, producing MARAEDSRDVARFMCIAGGGVYEFLFDDLIPFVTAVDLLSSGIGGERYPISYRNCRVASLGPEGDIVAVANAFPADLLREDHHVLLGSERHDHIRPMLELQDWGSMFLNCLAVDGAHRGLGIGAALLVWAESLAAEAGYDRLSLHVWADNIPAVNFYEARHFVRIGIADIPAHPRLSHSGGSILMRHAIAAGRGLPAGPA
- a CDS encoding DUF2000 family protein — encoded protein: MQFDTKIAVVIRTDLETWQKLNVASFLAGGIAAAFAECIGEPYGDASGTQYLSLIGQPILIYGADRAALSRALERTLARNVTPAVYTEDMFKTTHDAANREVVRAVIRAELNLVGVAMRAERKVIDKIVDGLKFHS
- a CDS encoding DUF4189 domain-containing protein, with amino-acid sequence MVSTVAAQRRALFVAALALILGVSSYISKARAAGAFAVGKCGAYGKAYDYPAEPAARAAALKQCKGNCTTVTMKRACAAFAVDLTNPCGPHGYAVKPRISSSLNAATKKCYEFGGKECVIRAWACDARG
- a CDS encoding molybdopterin-binding/glycosyltransferase family 2 protein, with translation MKFGPASPAEAIGGVTVHTLRQGSLVLKKGTMIGAAEVEALNKAGVKEVVVVRLEAGDVSEDEAAASIAQAVAGEGVNVERAFTGRSNLFAAQAGVLVVDRAAVDRINGIDEAITFATLSAFKPVVEGEMIATVKLIPFGVEARLRDAAVAVAGKDTLRIAPYVIKKVGVVSTLLPGLAPKVIEKTLRVTAERLAPAGATIIAERRVPHDEVALASSIKELLGLGAELVIVFGASAIADRRDVIPAAITEIGGQIEHFGMPVDPGNLLLIGSAGGVPVLGAPGCARSPVENGFDWVLMRLLAGLKVTRAELTGMGVGGLLMEIVTRPQPRTVADLEANRHVTAIVLAAGRSTRMGGPNKLLAELDGKKLVRIVTEQALASKATDVIIVTGHQADLVEQALAGLNVKFVRNPDFAGGLASSVKAGIAAVSDTADGAVICLGDMPLIDAKLIDQLIETFAPDRGQLIAVPVSDGRRGNPVLWSRRFFKELMTLDGDVGARHLIAKHAEAVAEVPVDGQSAFLDIDTPQALEAARRS
- a CDS encoding XdhC family protein, with the protein product MKLETLTQVNVERAARRPVIVVTDTASGEQRLVKAKDIATDPLSAELSKQLRMGKSGTVESGGRKLFLNVYAPTARLVIVGAVHISQALAPLARSLDYDVTVVDPRTAFASPERFPDVPLIAEWPDVALPPLNIDPYTAFVAVTHDPKIDDPALLHAFARDCFYIGALGSRKTHAKRAERLKAQGASDADIARIHAPIGLSIGAVSPSEIAVSIMAEITAELRLPKETAKVQAA
- a CDS encoding XdhC family protein, encoding MLNRDEDILQAAENWQKAGHGVALATVVETWGSAPRPAGSSLVINDDGTFLGSVSGGCVEGAVVTEALDVIASGKPKMLEFGVADETAWNVGLSCGGTIRVFVEKVG
- a CDS encoding vWA domain-containing protein, which codes for MLTTIDHLNPPTGHMADNVVGFARALRAAGIPVGPGAVIDGLNALQAIEIGHRADVYATLEAVFVKRREHMLIFAQAFDLFFRAAEDWKHMLDSVPLPDHAKKKPPPASRRVQEALAQPSMREEAPQVQEQELRLSVSDKEILQKKDFAQMSAAEIAEVTRAIADMRLPQAELRTRRYQPDAKGLRLDMRRTLRSSLRTGGEIIDIRKLGRIDKPAPIVALLDISGSMSEYTRLFLHFLHAITDARKRVSVFLFGTRLTNVTRSLRARDPDEALASCSSSVEDWAGGTRIATSLHSFNKLWGRRVLGQGAIVLLISDGLEREADDKLAFEMDRLHRSCRRLIWLNPLLRYSAFEAKAQGIKMMLPHVDEFRPVHNLTSMEGLIEALSAAPPPHHISRIRPAA
- a CDS encoding AAA family ATPase, with the translated sequence MTASALPTSVDGMLELLTSRGYLAERSLATVTYLSLRMGRPLFLEGEAGVGKTEIAKVLSAALGRKLIRLQCYEGLDVASAVYEWSSAAQMIAIRLAEAAGDTDRDQLSSDIFAERFLIKRPLLQALEPDVAGAPVLLIDELDRADEAFEAYLLEILSDFQVTIPEFGTIKAPQPPIVIITSNRTREIHDALKRRCLYHWVDYPDAERELAIVKSRVPGISAKLSQQVVRFVQALRDQDFYKSPGVAETIDWATALTELDARSLTPQVVGDTLGALLKYQDDIARMQGDTLQKVLKEATSD
- a CDS encoding FAD binding domain-containing protein; translation: MYEFKYHRPGTVRQAANLLVKNEDAKVIAGGHTLVPVMKQRLASPPHLVDLSHIEGLDTIEMKGRALVIGATAKHAAVATSAIVGEAIPALAELAAQIGDPAVRHKGTIGGSLANNDPTADYPAAVLALGATIVTNKRRLKAEEFFQGLFTTALESDEIITKVMFPLPKKAAYIKFRNQASRYALVGVFVAKRPSDVRVAVTGAGSDGVFRALAFEEALKKRFSHKVLDGISASAEGLNSDLHGSAEYRAHLIGVLTRRAVEAATAK
- a CDS encoding (2Fe-2S)-binding protein, with product MAKISLIVNGNPVNANVDPRTLLVQFLRENLRLTGTHVGCDTSQCGACVVHLDGKAVKSCTTLAVMADGHEVKTIEGLAADGAPLHPMQEAFREHHGLQCGFCTPGMIMTAVDLVHRKGHDLSDHVIREELEGNLCRCTGYQNIVVSIAAGAKAMAKSDLA
- a CDS encoding SRPBCC family protein, which produces MAMTMNGEVQLAAPREAVWAKLNDPEVLKACIPGCEELEKTEDNGFRATAKMKVGPVSARFKGKVNLSDLDPPNGYRISGEGEGGVAGFAKGGATVALTEKDGGTLLSYNVEAQIGGKLAQLGQRLINGAAKKLADEFFANFAKAVQG
- a CDS encoding 3-carboxy-cis,cis-muconate cycloisomerase, which gives rise to MSTSLSPLLAPMLSSVAMRAICDDAATLQNMLDFEAALARAEAALGVIPADAAGPITSACRAESFDLAALAEAATRSGNLAIPLVKALTANVAGVNAGAARYVHWGATSQDVIDTGAMLGLRAGIDALLADIDRAVAGFAKLAHQHRHTPVVARTWLQHALPMPFGLKLAEYAAALHRSKLRLQRLRSETLALQFGGAAGTLAALGDNGLKVAEALAAQLKLPLPDAPWHTHRDRIAEAASVLAILAGTCGKIARDVSLMMQTDVGEAFEPSGEGRGGSSTMPHKRNPVAAASALAAATMAPNLAATIFAAQVQDHERSAGPWHAEWPTLPTLMLVTSGGLAAIVDIAEGLEVDAARMHANLDATNGLIMAEAVTFALAETIGKSDAHHLIETASKTAVKDKKHLRDVLTKDPKVAAELGAEKIAKLFEPMAYQGASQALIDRLLASLNEN
- the pcaD gene encoding 3-oxoadipate enol-lactonase: MPMIDADGCLLNVSVEGRDGGPTLMLSNSLGSTMQMWEPQMKALTQLFRVVRYDRRGHGKSNVPAGPYSLERFGRDVLAILDDLNIAKTHWCGLSMGGMVGQWLGANAPDRFGKIVLANTTCHYPDPTRWNDRIKAVKEGGIAAVADAVLAGWLTADFREREPQIAANMKAMMLATPVEGYIACCEALSTLDQRDLLPKINSPTLVIAGRHDMSTTIADGEFMRSRIPGASMTILDAAHISNIEQPHAFTDALVGFLTQR